A segment of the Gossypium hirsutum isolate 1008001.06 chromosome D10, Gossypium_hirsutum_v2.1, whole genome shotgun sequence genome:
tttcatCGAggttttatttcttaattttacgAAATTTTAATAGATTCACAAATTGAGAGTATCTCGAAATACTTGAATAGATGAAATCTTAAAAACGAAAGAGTTTATGCatagttagacttgacattataacTTATAGCATTTGATGGGGAGGACAGTACTACTCATTGTATCATCTTCCCTCATAAATATAGATCATAGAGGTTGAGTCCAACCATGCACAAAATATTCCCACTCAACAGAGTTGGGAAACAAAACCCAATCAAAGACTATTACGACCCACCACACACACGTTCTTGGAAGTCCAAGGCAGCCATGACATTGAAGAAGTTGCTTGTTGAAATTGTTTGTGTGTATAAAATATGTATGACCCCGATTCTTACTCTTTCTTTTTCCAAGGTTAAGAGTAGTAACATGTTTGTTGTTTGCCTGAATTCCAAGAATCATGTGCATTCAGTTCATTTCAGCTTTTGTTTTACCTGAAAAAGAGAAGTTTAACCTTTTCATCTcaaaattttggataattttggaCAGTGGAACTTGTTTATTAGTATcttaaaaagaagagaaaaagaactttttttttaatgtgacaGACAAAGCCTAGTGCAAGAAAAACGAGGTAGAAACGGGACATTAAATCAGAAGACGAGTGAATGCCAATGACAAAAGCCAAAAGGGAACTGCCTTTGCCTTTTGTCTGtcttcaattctttttttttttttgaaagatttgtCATTCTTTATTGAATTGCAGGAACTGAATTAGTAAgtcttttttttaataagttGTTAATTGCCATTCACAAGTCTAGAAATGGGGAACCCTTGCAAGTAAAGGGCAATACCTCAAGAAATGAGATAACTAAGACAGATAttacttgaaaaaaataaaataaaataaaataaaaacatgataAAAACACATTCAAAAAGATTTGACCTCAATTTAAGTCCTTCATATCctatgtaaaattttttttatttcggcCATGAACCCGAACGTCCAGTTGAGAGTTGAGCACATCTTACTGAGAAGGCCCAAATGAGCAGACAGGATTCCACTGTTGAATGATGTAATATCCAAGTCTGTAATTACCATCTTTACAAAAAACTCCCATGACTAAAATACAGTCTTACTAACTGAATGCTAAGGGGCCTATTGTAATTTACAAATGAAATTCTGAGCTTTTAAGTGGTAAACCACATGGATACAgcaaaaagtaaaaacaaaacaaaaataataatagaacagGTTGAGGCCTCTTTGTACAAAATCCAAGAGCTTAATCATGTGGCAGACAAGCAGGCATTCGCCGacaaacacacacatatataataaaagaGAAAGGGCAGAGAATCTTACCACTCTTCTTTAACCCCAACCCACCGAACAGATCAAGGAAACAAATAACCACAAAGGCTTTAATAATTATGCCTTAAATTTTAGGTAGAAATTTGACATTTCCACAGCGTGTCTCGTGAGATGCTGCTGCAGCAACCACACCCAACCCTCAGCTCTTTATCCTCCTATCTTTCCCCATATTCAGATACAGATAAGAGATTACTTTCCTTCACTACTTTTGCAGCTGACATCCATGGCTACTCTAAATTGTTTGCTGTTGTTGTACCATTGGTCATCATCTTTTCTAGTTTGCAAATTGTCACCAGTAAGCATGCTATTTCAGCCTCTCCAGCTGGTTCCCCATATGTGAATGCACCCAATATGTCCTCATTTTTCCCTTCTCAAGCTCCCCCACAGTGGCCAGATTCAGGAGCCTTTGGACCCATACCATCTTCAGGCGAGTTTGTGGGGAAGAGTTCTTGTACTTCAGCTAAGCCTGATGTTGCCATTCTTGTTCTTCTGCAACTCTTTTTCTTACTTGTAATGAGATTCGTTTCCACTGTTTAAACATATGTGTATGTAGTTTAAAATAACTAGTAATCTCATCTGAGATGCTTGGCTGCTGTTGTTTTACTACTGTATTAGTGTATGCAAATTTCAGGATAAACTGATTTCTAGATTCTTGTAACAATCCCCACTTTTCGTCTCTTGCAAATTTTCATACCGTAAAGCAAAGTTGATCAGTATtagtattttaaatatgaaattatatattttgttgaggAATAAATGATATGATGGCCTTCAAAGAGTTATTGGTCCACGAACATGAAAATGATGGAAATGTTACAAATAGACAAGTTTTTGTTGAGTCACTTGCTTTCATATCCTATGTTGCTTGGACTCAAGGTGAGTGTCGGGATACTCGAGATTTTTCTAACTTAGATCACATCCCTTATCTATCAGTGCTTGAGTTGTGATTATAGGGAGAAAGTGAAGGAATGGTTAGAGAAGTGGGTTTTGGAAATACAAGCCAAGGGAGACGATTTGACCTTGCAGGTTCATAGGGAGAAGTTGGTATCTACATTTTTGGAAGATGTTCAAAGCGATCTGACTTCCTGGATGCATATGAATTGTTGGATAACAAAAGATTGCATTACAATATTTGACTTTTTAAGTCTCAAAAACAGTGCTCAAAGCCCCACTAACAAGGTTTCATATCACTGTATATTGGTTATTTAACTGACAGAAGAGTAGCCAATTTGAGTGTGATAGCCATAGCCCATAGGGGTTCATGTTCCTTATGGATATATTCAGTAGGAATACATAAATATAGATAAGGGAAATCAGCACAAAAACAACGAAAAAATCACCTCCACAACTAGGATTACTGTTCCAAGCTAACAGATTTAGCCCAAACAATGATATCCGACCAATTATCCTaaaacaaaacatgcaaaatactGCTGGGAATAACATAAAAATTAGCATATTTTGCACTCAACAGGACTACCCCAACAAGGTTACGATACAAATTTTGTTAGGggcgaaattaaattttaatttttaataagttatatttttataaattttaaagaattaaattaaaattttattatttttaagaggattaaagtaaaaatttatttttactaatttaaaattttaaattttttaaaagacttaaattgataattttttattttaaaggtgCCCTGCAAGCCTCCCTAGATAGACCATGGTTACGAGCCACCCTATTTGTATTTCGGCTTTAGCTTCCCAACGATATTTTCAATTCTTCTTAAAGTTTTTTCATGTATTAGCAGGGCATACCTAGGGCTAGaccctaaaatgaaaatatttcatattaaatttttaaaaattttaaatttataaagataaaattatactttagcccctttaaaaataataaaaatttaatttaattttttaaaattataaaaataataaattctatttttattattataaaaattagaatttaatttccACCTCTAAAAAATTTTCCTTCACTACTTCATCTGTATTAGGACACTCATGTCAGAATGTGTATCGAAATACAAGTTCCGCACAATGAAATTTGGATTTCGTAACAAGAAGAAACCAAGCATGTGCTGACAGCTTAAGTCTCCCAAGAACAGGGCGAGAATGCGATTCCCAGTATATCTGTTAAAAAAaacaatctaaaaaataaaaatgatttttaaaatatacacaaaaaaattcatttattatttgtTGCCAAGTCAACAGATAAATTTATCAGCATTCATGCTTTGGAGTAGATTGATATACATGGAAGAAAATACAAGTATTAAATTGTacaaattttttatacaaatatcACATTCCATTAcgtatctaatttttattttcctgTCTTGTGGTGTGGTTGGAGGTGCCGTCAGAGTTGACCAATGAAGAGCGAGTCCAGCTAACTCCAGCCGGAATCAGCCTCGGGGTTAGGAAAACAAGGTTAAATTTCAGAGGACGTCCTTGGAATGTTTATTTTCTGTAAATTTAGCccctctattattattattattattaatctcaaatttgattcattaattttt
Coding sequences within it:
- the LOC107914714 gene encoding uncharacterized protein; amino-acid sequence: MLLQQPHPTLSSLSSYLSPYSDTDKRLLSFTTFAADIHGYSKLFAVVVPLVIIFSSLQIVTSKHAISASPAGSPYVNAPNMSSFFPSQAPPQWPDSGAFGPIPSSGEFVGKSSCTSAKPDVAILVLLQLFFLLVMRFVSTV